Below is a genomic region from Venturia canescens isolate UGA chromosome 1, ASM1945775v1, whole genome shotgun sequence.
AAGCGTGGTCGAACTTTCGTCGCATGATGCTTTACTGACTTGTTCACACTGTATTTTGCATCCCTTATTTTCGACTTGGCTGTTTCTACTGCGAGTTAGCCCACGTCTCTGTCGTGTTACTAGATTACAAAACTttttactgatttttttttctgaaaaccTAAGTCCTTAATCGATACGTTCAAAAGCATTTGGAAaaggtttttattttcataagaTTTATATTCGAGGGCTGAGTGAAATCTCACATCATGGAAAATAACCTTTGGAGTATTATCTgaatggaaataataaaacgattattttgatttacGGTTTATTCGACAGAGTTTCAGGGAATCGATCAGATTTTTCAGCACTGTTAGAATGCTTTTTATAtttgaggaacaaaatattAGGACTTTCGGGGATCTCGATAGAGAATATGCACACGGTTTGATAATAAATGAAACACGATAAACGGAttaatatttaaatataataaaagtcttattatttattaacaaggatttttcatttcgttggcattcgttttttataCAATCGTCGTCAAACATGACGATTTCTTAAGTACTATTCAACCGCAAGTAAAATAATTACTCAACATTGGTTCGTTGATCGTTGGTCAGTTTTCTCTCGTGACAGGTCTTCGCAATGAGATCAAGAGAAATACATGACATTTTTCTGAGGAATATTGCCCCATATTGGaagaccataaaaaaaaaacaatatttatgTAGGATATGAGTAATGCGTATAATCGAGCAGACCGGAAATGAAATTCCGACTGTCGAATTCTCGGAGATAAAGTCACGAGGATAGACTGATTTTGCAATACGTTCtcagcaataaaaataaaagcgtGATCTTTAGACAAACATTATACGGGcagttttgttgttttttcttttctttcttttcgttatgaaaataaaagagtaGTCGCTGAACCGTACGAACAAAAGCTCGCGATCGACGTACTCGAACAAGGAGAAGTTGACACTGCGGATGTCGTTGATTCTCCAGTTTATAGCATCCACTTTCAATAACTTATCTCGATTTCCTATAatctatatttataaaatCTGTATATTTGTCAGGCATTCGACTTTAAATCGAGCTAAGTCTGACTTTTATGTTCTGGAATTTTAACTGcaatttttcatatcattGCTCCATTaataaacgacgaaaaaaaacaaattttcgattattctcatatgaaaaattttctttcgcatccggttcttttattttgattgttattattacaataatgctggcaaaaattttccaaatttctttGGATCCTGACCACTGAAATGCGGTTCGGATGAAATGCATAACGATGCGTTTCAACTACTGAAAAATAGcagatgaaatttcaatggatAAAAGGCAAATTTCATATGATCTCGCATCGAACGTCTTATATACATTTTAGTATGAGCAAACACATTGTATAAATAGTGAGATAATATTTTACAACATCGATATAGACGTTTAATCAGATAAATGTACAAAACTTTTCATCAAATCTCAATCTCCTTATAAAAATacattctttctctttcgctcaCATGCTCACTTGTATATCGATAATTCTTTGTGTATTTATGTGACCTTGCATTTTCGCGAAAATGAAAACGTTCGTCGAGGACTTTTTTGCTCACTCGATCACTTTTACGCGTACGTGTCATTGTTCGCCAACATCGCACACACTTTTTATGGACGGTATCAATCATTTGACGTACAGTCTAGAcgggaataaaataaacatagAAAACAAGCGTGATGTTTCGGGTAGAAGAGCGTTTCATTTACTTCATGCAGGTCTATTAGCTCGTCCATTAGTGTTAAGTCTTtagaaatcgattttttttcgtcgagacCTCATTCCCTTCAATTTATTCGTCCAATAATGACGGGGATAATTCTGACGAAATGCAATTCCTTGTTGAATCAGGGTAGCCATTGAACGATTTGATTGAAAGTTTAAAAAGTGTGACGAATGTGAATAGCAACTTTTCTCGATTGTTAATTTCAATTACTAGAGActtattattcattattttagtCGCACATTATTGAACTTCAAACGATGTTTTGGGTCTCGTTGACCCAAACGACCTAGTTGGTCGAacaaatgaatcttttcactccACCTTCagtcacatttttttactgtTCCAACATTAAACATCGTTGGATCAAAAGTAAAAGTATTCTTTTCCCTGGAATTATAATTCCGTAGTTGTTTCGACAGGACTCTGCTCACCGAGATAGGTGAACCCAAGATGCGAGTAATCTTTTCTTTCGCGAAAAGTTACGTTGTCATTCGACGGACTTGGACTCAAGAGGTCCACGGAATGATTGTAAAGTGGATTGAGCACTGGAGTCGTATCGTGATTGTTGAGTGTATTTGTGTTACTGGCAGATGGATTTTTCCGGCCAAGGGTTGAACGACGAATTGATTGAACGTTTGTGTCACCGTGATTTCCGGCAATACTCGATGCTCGTGCTGTCGTCGCAGCTTCCGAACTGACCGGGCTTTGTTGGCCTTCGatgtgaaaggaaaaaaaatatcaaaatgaaCATACTGTGATTGATCCAAAATTATATATCTTCCTATATGAACAAAATGTCAATATTTGATGTAGTTGTgctgaaaatataaataacatcggtgaagaaataaattcacaattttcaacgaatttgttattttttatcattttttgagTGTTCAGATAAGTTGAGTTGAAATAATAAGAGGCGAGAACAACATTCTCACGattatcacgaaaaaaaagtagtaATAGAACGTCACTGGAGAaccgcaaattttttttcacacattcgatttttttttctttttcagattACGTCACGTAGTCACAATTGAATGAACGAAATCATATCGCTGGGATACATTCTTACACGACGATTCACGAGAAACCTTCTTTTAAACTTACCGGTGCTGTCGCCGTGATCCTTCGTAATGTAGCTGACATTGTCAAGGCTGAAGGCGTGATTTTTGTTGCTAAAATCGAGCTGTAAATCATTGTAACTATCGTTGTCGTCGTTTGGGACGCTCATTCGTAATACTTGAGTTTCATACTCTTTAAGGTCGGTTTCGACGAACACGGGATCGTAACGTGGGACAACGTACATTCGTTGCATTCTTTCCTTGTACGCTTTGTACCTGGAAtgatgggggaaaaaaaatcgatcgttattTCATCAAGATGAGATATTCTCGGATTCGTGGACCCTGCCAATTTTCTACTCCACCTAATCGTTCCGCCTCGTTTATGACCGAGAGATGGAGCGATCGAGCAAATTCACCGGAAAGAATAAATTAACGCTAATAGGATTAATGAAACCAGCCGGGTGAAGTTTTCTCGTGTATTCTACTGGCGTTCAcaaagagaaaacgagaaaaatgagagaggAGCTAAATGAGTCAGACTAATAAAAACGACACGAGTGGATCAAGGAACGATGAAATTATTCGAGACACTCGTATAAATTTAAACAACAAGTCCTACAAATCAAGGTTTAGCTCGTTTCAGATCGTTGCgaaatgtgtttttttaagtttttttttaaataacaactaaaaattaatttgtgtataaaagtttgttgcattttttattttaagaaagaaaatgttaGCTCTTCCTAGTTGTTTGTTCGCATTGAGTCTCTAATTCGATTGGTGTCTATAATTAATCTGTTTTTTTGATAAGGTTCAATTtcaggaaaattaaaaaaagtgttaTAGAAATTCTATGAACTGCAAAACGATGATGAGTCCTGGAAGCGAAACGCGTTAATATTGTCGGTTCAGAATTTTCAAGGAATGAAGGAGCACTCAACTTtggcaagaaaaaaatataaaaatatgaaataaaacgAGTTATGAtagaaatattattcaacgGATTTTTCACTCACTGTTTAAAATAgttattaaataataaagattaaagaaaaaaatagaaatgttCATTGCCTACTGGTGCTAAATATAACCTGAACATCGACACATACAAACAAGCCTCAGAGGAGGTCTAGATGATTTTCTACTTTCCAAGGCAACGAGgacaacacaatttttttgtcttgtctcggaggaaaaaaaacgtaatagAGAGAAGATCATCGATAGAGAAGTAACGATgttgattgagaaaaaataaggaaagcaCAAGTCCATTATATTCAAATTGGTTCAGTTATTTAGTTCATGATCCTTATAATCAAGGTGAGTTTATGAATTATCAATTTAACTCAACTATAGAATGTAATGTGCAAGACATAGTGACTCTCAGCTCACACGGTTGTATCTATCTCGATGTCGAAACTCTATCTCACCGTATGAGTTCCGTCTTGCACATCGCACCATCTCAACTCGTTGTAATTCTCtctcaatttcaaaatggatATGAATGCTTATCATCAAATTTACTCTccatttctcattattttatcaCACAAAATCATGCTTCATCATTAAAATCGGTATCAATTATAATAATGTAATCTTTTTTCAGGAATTACCAAATGCAATATTATAAATTACACACATATATTGAATACTTACCTCGACCACGAAACGCAGATATAAATAATTCCTGCAATTCCCAAAAAGAGAATAAGGCAAGCAATTATGATGAGTGCATAGGGAAAAACTTCGCCACTAAATGCGATTGCTGTTTGCGTTCGAACCGGTTGTTCGGTCAGAACTACTGGCTCGTGAACGTCTATGGCATTTGCTCGAATTTGCGTCGATACGTCGAAAGTAATCGCTGACATTGCACTTTTATCGCGAATCGCTCTGTAAAAAAGGAAttgtatgaaaatataaaaaaacattcgccCACTATTGAGCtataaaacgtaaaaaaattgaacagaaaAATGTGCAAATATGTAGcttgaaaattcttttgatagTCACGGTGATCAAGGTCGATATGAAGATATCTTACTTGTGTAATTTTGTGTCATTTCTGTCCAATATGCTGCCCGTGTTGGGGTCGACAGCATAAAACCAAATATCTGAACCTTCCGGATGGTTTTCAACGGTCCCATTTTTCGTGAGTGATTTTCTGACGGTGATTCGATCAATTCCGATCAACAGACCCGTTTTTTCCTCGATGACGCGCGTTATTTTCATCGCTtctttttgcagtatttcggGTGGTGCGTCTTGGATGCCAAGAACCAGGAGATTTTCGGGATCGATGATGTTGACGATTACGGAGGCTTCGGCCGTATTGTAGCTCGTCGTGGAGTTTGGATTGTCACGGACTTGTACGTTAAACCTGAATGGTAGCTCGTCACTTTCAACGTTATCGAAAGTACCGATAGTCTTGATTATTCCCGAGGAAGGATCCATTGAGAGATACTGAGTGCCACGTCCGTCCAACATTTTGTACTCGAGCTTGCCGTACTTTCCGTTATCATGATCGTTCGCTTTTACTTGAATTACGGTCGAAGAGAATTGAGCGGAACGTGGAATCGCCGCAAAGTAACGTTTTTTCCGTAAATTTCGTGGATCCTCGGGGAATATAAATTCAGGTTTGTTATCGTTGATGTCAATGACTTGAATTTTTACCATGGTCGTGTTACGATCAGCATTCAAAAGGCCGGAAAGTGATTCgagctttatttttatctgatAAAATTCGGTCTTCTCATAATCCAGTGaacctttttttaatctgagAGCACAATTTCTTTCTTCCGTAACATTTGCCTCGAATAGGCCATCCTCGTTGCCGCTATAAATCTCACACTTAAGCGGCGTCGAATCGTGATTGTGGCTGtttattatcgttattattttaatcaacGTGTTGTCACGGGCGTTCTCAGGTACCTCGACGTTGTAAGAATCTTCGGCAAAACCCAAACCAATTTCCGGTGCTACCGTCGCTACGTGACGTACGAAAATTGGTACCGTCGTCACCGAGGAAAGCTGAGGCTCACCGAGATCATAAGCTCGCACGTCCACCTTTAATCGAGTCAGGAATATTTTTTGGTTAGATTGAATATCTTTAATCTCAGTCAATCATATTTTAAAGATTaacagaaaatagaaaaattcagaGATAAAAAGAACTTCTTAATCTTTTTATTCAATCGATGGTTGAAGTGAAATGaggctgaaaaaaattactttgagTAACATGTTAATTCgcattcattattttgaattGAAACAATCTCGTTATTGATCATCATACACTTTTTCCGTATTCCTACGATCTAGTCCATCAcgataattttcattattaatttaaggatatttggtacaggcttacaatgttgccatgatcagaattttataaaatttggtcaacatattctttagtcccaaatttgacaatacaaattttttaagatttttcttctgtgcAATTATCGAGtcattgatcactaaagttcacgtgtataagcatagcgtttccatatacattccgggcataagaaatctgctttaatgcgtaattactcgataactaagcagaaaaaaaattttggaaaaaattgtgtttacacacttgatgttgaagaacattatcaccaaatttgatcgatttctaattatttagacttttttACCATACATCGTTAAACACGAGCAGTACTTTCATTGGAGAATAGAACTTTCTATTTGTGAAACGTGGATTCTGTGGGAATGCAATCATAAAATTTGCAACGTCAAATATATTTAGGGCAAGGCCAAATTTGTTGAGCTATGCGTATAAGTCTGGGGAATtggattttgatatttttctggGGTTATCGAGGCGTTAGAACACGCGATTCGGAATTCATTTCGACCGTATATATTCATAATACGAAATCTGCAGGCATACTATTGTCCTTGGATATTAATTCAGACCGAGAATTATGGCATTGAGGATAGCGGGCTTGccaaattggaaaatttcgtAATGCGGCGATAGCTGCGTCATATAACAACGaaccaaaatgaattttaatataaaaaatgaaaaaaagtggaacgtagaatacaaaagaaaaaacaggaaaCGCTTACCTGATACTCCGAATCTGTTTCTTTCCTCAAGTCATCGCGAACCGTCATGATGCCAGTGTCCGGATCGatgacgaaatatttattgGCGATACCTCGGCCGGTTATTTCGTAGCGAATCTGTTAACGCGATACAGTGTTATCCAAGTAAAAGGAGAGTCGTTTTTTCGCTTTACAGTAGATTTTAgtatgagaatttgaaaaaatgaataattcaagAGCAACTCCTCGtgttgaataattttcaatcatttacCTGATTTCCAGGCGCAGTGCCGTCGGAATCTTGAGCAAGAAGGTTTATGACTACGGTGCCGATTGGCACGTCGTCATCAAGAGTAATTGGCCTCGGTACCATGGTGAAAACCGGTGGAATGTCATTAACGTCCtaacaaaaatgaaataaaaaaatacaaggcAGTCCTGGTGTATCAAGAACGAGGCACGAAAACTCAGCTGATCGGactaacaaacattttttatttcgagcttCCTCAATTTACCTGAACATTGATAATGACGCGTGTCGTTGATCCAGGCAAATTGCTGGTGTTTTCGAGAGTTCCTATGATCAATATGTGTTGATTATCGCGTTCGTAATCCAATCCTCGAATAGTTTTGATAACACCGGTTTTGGGATCGATGCTAAAGAGGTCGGTATCGCCTTGTTTGATCACGTAAGTTATTTGTTTGACGGTGTCAGGATCGTCGGCCTAACGCGAATAatgtgaataataaataatagtaaaaataaatgaaaaataaaaataatcgttaAATCGAAtagaaatgaaagatgaaaataaGCAACTCACGACGACTTGGATGACCATGTAATCGGGGACATTTTCTTTGACTTTAGCCTCGTAGCTGCTTTGATGGAATATTGGAACTTCATCTTCGACGTCTAAAACTTTGACCGTTACGGTCGCGGTGGCTAATCTGTGATCAGGTGCCCCATCTCTTGCGGTTATGACAAATTTGTACTCCTGTTACACCCGggggaataaataaaaataaaatcgcgATAAGAATAATCATgtgaagagagaaagacaaaaaaattatgagaaaAACGAATCCTACGTGATTTTGCTCGTAATCCAGCGCTATTTTCGTAAGGACATCACCGGTTTCAGGATCTACGGTGAACGGAATATCGTCAGGTGCGAAATAAGTGACCTCGGCGTTAATTCCCTCGTCCGCATCGTCCGCGTGGACGCGACCTATTAATTTTCGAGCTTCTCCTTCTTTCACCGTAAACTCGTACGGAAGCCCATCGAATTCAGGATTTTTGTCGTTAATATCGGTCACCTTGATATTAACCGTTGCAGTGCTCGACAGACCACCCGTGTCTTCCGCCTTTATCAACTGTTCGAGGTAAATGCAAAATTGTAATATAGCCTGAAGCATGTTTCGGAATAATTTCTTTCCATCGGATAAAAAccttcttcaatatttttaaataatcgtttttttttcatcaagaaaataacgaaacaCAGTTCCCCCCTCGAGTTAACTCTGACGTCGAGTCACagttatcgatttttcttcgttgcaTACGCTTTTCATGCAACTTTGACAATGAATTGGGAAATCGATTAAAAAtagtttcttaatatttttatttcttcttttctgaATATTTTCTCCTTCCTCTGACTCCCGCACGTACAGCCTCGTACTCATACCACGAGTGTGTGCGTACAATTTAACATAGCACAGGTATCGAGATCCATGCCTGATAAAATTGTATACACGATTTCTCAAAGTGGTTTGACTCAGCGGCATCTCGCGTAATGAATGGCTTTACGACGACGGTACACTTTatctctcgctttttctctctgttACAAGAAGACGATTTCACCCACTTACCAGTTTATATCGCGTCAAGTCCTCCCTGTCCAACTTCCTTATAACGGTTATAACGCCTGACTTGTCACCGATTGAGAATTGCCTCAAGTCGTTGCCCGAAACAATCGAGTACGAGACGGGATCGTTTTCCGGATCAAGGGCCTGGTGATGTTCgaacgaatgaataaaaatattctttaaCAGTGTTGAAATACTTTGACGTTCGTCGCTTTGTCGATGCTCAATATTGGAATTAAAGTGGGAGATCGAGGAACAAAAATCCCGAGGACAGATATATAGAaagtatattttatttcaatgcgCACTCACCGTGATCGTCGCCACAGTGGAATTGATCGAAGCACCCTCGCTGACCTGGACCTCGTAAACGTTTTGTTGAAATACCGGACTTCTGGTATTCGGTCCTGGTATAACGTGAACTTCAACAATGGTCTGAGAGTATTTACCGCCCTTGTCGGTTGCCTGTACCGTTATGCTGTATTGTTCGTCGGCATTCAATTTTCTCACTGACTCAATAACACCAGTTTTTggatcaattttgaatttctgtaGACCATTGTTGGAAACGTGGTAAATGCTGTACGTTATCTCCGCATTTTCGCCCTCGTCATTGTCAGTTGCCTCGACCTTCAACGGTGGACAGAAGGAAACATTTTCGGGATTAATTCGATGATTACGGTTTAATTAATTGCAATGAACGAATGAAACTCCGTCAAATTAACCGAAATTTCGtgttaattattcaactgttGTGTCGATTGTTAGGCACGTTTTAGTTTGCAGTTTTGTTATATAAACTGGGCCAATGGAGGAGAATAATGGTGAAAAGCGATTGCGAAATGGCCAAGGTCAATGAAATGATTATGCAGATTCTTACGAGCGAACGAGCATTCTCCATGCAGGGGCagtgaaaatgaatgaatgaaaatgagagt
It encodes:
- the Cad99C gene encoding cadherin-99C isoform X1: MAMTSISWFLRFFSVLLLFRNVASQPGLCEELRGQSNIILDIEESRGDAFDQSTVPEELPVSGDPYNETTLELVFPGKAPLFTLEGKKLKLLQPLDRDSENLSHVVFQLTCTVRATSKKRIIPVIVRVSDVNDNAPKFVNTPYETTVPELTPVGSTIFQNVEAVDADAGVNGLVEYSIAPGDGTGIGTGNGIGRNRITTADGYGYFSINLPHQGQVTVNRTLDFERTQRYLVTILASDRARNLSERFTSTATLTVNIRDDDDQDPSFIYQGCMLHDGACINPEYSASVSSGVLSGILNLSPEKIQAIDMDSINAPIHYSFLSGSPANYRDFFEINSNTGAVKQIKAVDTTVTKRFDIIIKAVEMSEGKRSAIAKLAITVKPVDSNPPVITASSVEGYVDENAPIGTKVIDKDGKPIVLTVSDADLGAEDPKPTYTFELTTSYFSIDSTGSLVVHEENLDRDPPSPGRFRFQVVAREKTGVAASSPLSFVVTLNDVNDNAPQLPMNPPITVQAGESRREVTKVEATDNDEGENAEITYSIYHVSNNGLQKFKIDPKTGVIESVRKLNADEQYSITVQATDKGGKYSQTIVEVHVIPGPNTRSPVFQQNVYEVQVSEGASINSTVATITALDPENDPVSYSIVSGNDLRQFSIGDKSGVITVIRKLDREDLTRYKLLIKAEDTGGLSSTATVNIKVTDINDKNPEFDGLPYEFTVKEGEARKLIGRVHADDADEGINAEVTYFAPDDIPFTVDPETGDVLTKIALDYEQNHEYKFVITARDGAPDHRLATATVTVKVLDVEDEVPIFHQSSYEAKVKENVPDYMVIQVVADDPDTVKQITYVIKQGDTDLFSIDPKTGVIKTIRGLDYERDNQHILIIGTLENTSNLPGSTTRVIINVQDVNDIPPVFTMVPRPITLDDDVPIGTVVINLLAQDSDGTAPGNQIRYEITGRGIANKYFVIDPDTGIMTVRDDLRKETDSEYQVDVRAYDLGEPQLSSVTTVPIFVRHVATVAPEIGLGFAEDSYNVEVPENARDNTLIKIITIINSHNHDSTPLKCEIYSGNEDGLFEANVTEERNCALRLKKGSLDYEKTEFYQIKIKLESLSGLLNADRNTTMVKIQVIDINDNKPEFIFPEDPRNLRKKRYFAAIPRSAQFSSTVIQVKANDHDNGKYGKLEYKMLDGRGTQYLSMDPSSGIIKTIGTFDNVESDELPFRFNVQVRDNPNSTTSYNTAEASVIVNIIDPENLLVLGIQDAPPEILQKEAMKITRVIEEKTGLLIGIDRITVRKSLTKNGTVENHPEGSDIWFYAVDPNTGSILDRNDTKLHKAIRDKSAMSAITFDVSTQIRANAIDVHEPVVLTEQPVRTQTAIAFSGEVFPYALIIIACLILFLGIAGIIYICVSWSRYKAYKERMQRMYVVPRYDPVFVETDLKEYETQVLRMSVPNDDNDSYNDLQLDFSNKNHAFSLDNVSYITKDHGDSTGQQSPVSSEAATTARASSIAGNHGDTNVQSIRRSTLGRKNPSASNTNTLNNHDTTPVLNPLYNHSVDLLSPSPSNDNVTFRERKDYSHLGFTYLGEQSPVETTTEL
- the Cad99C gene encoding cadherin-99C isoform X2; this encodes MEAFETVKVLQLLLSLALMNVLRDIDGATESSTDRARNLSERFTSTATLTVNIRDDDDQDPSFIYQGCMLHDGACINPEYSASVSSGVLSGILNLSPEKIQAIDMDSINAPIHYSFLSGSPANYRDFFEINSNTGAVKQIKAVDTTVTKRFDIIIKAVEMSEGKRSAIAKLAITVKPVDSNPPVITASSVEGYVDENAPIGTKVIDKDGKPIVLTVSDADLGAEDPKPTYTFELTTSYFSIDSTGSLVVHEENLDRDPPSPGRFRFQVVAREKTGVAASSPLSFVVTLNDVNDNAPQLPMNPPITVQAGESRREVTKVEATDNDEGENAEITYSIYHVSNNGLQKFKIDPKTGVIESVRKLNADEQYSITVQATDKGGKYSQTIVEVHVIPGPNTRSPVFQQNVYEVQVSEGASINSTVATITALDPENDPVSYSIVSGNDLRQFSIGDKSGVITVIRKLDREDLTRYKLLIKAEDTGGLSSTATVNIKVTDINDKNPEFDGLPYEFTVKEGEARKLIGRVHADDADEGINAEVTYFAPDDIPFTVDPETGDVLTKIALDYEQNHEYKFVITARDGAPDHRLATATVTVKVLDVEDEVPIFHQSSYEAKVKENVPDYMVIQVVADDPDTVKQITYVIKQGDTDLFSIDPKTGVIKTIRGLDYERDNQHILIIGTLENTSNLPGSTTRVIINVQDVNDIPPVFTMVPRPITLDDDVPIGTVVINLLAQDSDGTAPGNQIRYEITGRGIANKYFVIDPDTGIMTVRDDLRKETDSEYQVDVRAYDLGEPQLSSVTTVPIFVRHVATVAPEIGLGFAEDSYNVEVPENARDNTLIKIITIINSHNHDSTPLKCEIYSGNEDGLFEANVTEERNCALRLKKGSLDYEKTEFYQIKIKLESLSGLLNADRNTTMVKIQVIDINDNKPEFIFPEDPRNLRKKRYFAAIPRSAQFSSTVIQVKANDHDNGKYGKLEYKMLDGRGTQYLSMDPSSGIIKTIGTFDNVESDELPFRFNVQVRDNPNSTTSYNTAEASVIVNIIDPENLLVLGIQDAPPEILQKEAMKITRVIEEKTGLLIGIDRITVRKSLTKNGTVENHPEGSDIWFYAVDPNTGSILDRNDTKLHKAIRDKSAMSAITFDVSTQIRANAIDVHEPVVLTEQPVRTQTAIAFSGEVFPYALIIIACLILFLGIAGIIYICVSWSRYKAYKERMQRMYVVPRYDPVFVETDLKEYETQVLRMSVPNDDNDSYNDLQLDFSNKNHAFSLDNVSYITKDHGDSTGQQSPVSSEAATTARASSIAGNHGDTNVQSIRRSTLGRKNPSASNTNTLNNHDTTPVLNPLYNHSVDLLSPSPSNDNVTFRERKDYSHLGFTYLGEQSPVETTTEL
- the Cad99C gene encoding cadherin-99C isoform X3, translating into MLHDGACINPEYSASVSSGVLSGILNLSPEKIQAIDMDSINAPIHYSFLSGSPANYRDFFEINSNTGAVKQIKAVDTTVTKRFDIIIKAVEMSEGKRSAIAKLAITVKPVDSNPPVITASSVEGYVDENAPIGTKVIDKDGKPIVLTVSDADLGAEDPKPTYTFELTTSYFSIDSTGSLVVHEENLDRDPPSPGRFRFQVVAREKTGVAASSPLSFVVTLNDVNDNAPQLPMNPPITVQAGESRREVTKVEATDNDEGENAEITYSIYHVSNNGLQKFKIDPKTGVIESVRKLNADEQYSITVQATDKGGKYSQTIVEVHVIPGPNTRSPVFQQNVYEVQVSEGASINSTVATITALDPENDPVSYSIVSGNDLRQFSIGDKSGVITVIRKLDREDLTRYKLLIKAEDTGGLSSTATVNIKVTDINDKNPEFDGLPYEFTVKEGEARKLIGRVHADDADEGINAEVTYFAPDDIPFTVDPETGDVLTKIALDYEQNHEYKFVITARDGAPDHRLATATVTVKVLDVEDEVPIFHQSSYEAKVKENVPDYMVIQVVADDPDTVKQITYVIKQGDTDLFSIDPKTGVIKTIRGLDYERDNQHILIIGTLENTSNLPGSTTRVIINVQDVNDIPPVFTMVPRPITLDDDVPIGTVVINLLAQDSDGTAPGNQIRYEITGRGIANKYFVIDPDTGIMTVRDDLRKETDSEYQVDVRAYDLGEPQLSSVTTVPIFVRHVATVAPEIGLGFAEDSYNVEVPENARDNTLIKIITIINSHNHDSTPLKCEIYSGNEDGLFEANVTEERNCALRLKKGSLDYEKTEFYQIKIKLESLSGLLNADRNTTMVKIQVIDINDNKPEFIFPEDPRNLRKKRYFAAIPRSAQFSSTVIQVKANDHDNGKYGKLEYKMLDGRGTQYLSMDPSSGIIKTIGTFDNVESDELPFRFNVQVRDNPNSTTSYNTAEASVIVNIIDPENLLVLGIQDAPPEILQKEAMKITRVIEEKTGLLIGIDRITVRKSLTKNGTVENHPEGSDIWFYAVDPNTGSILDRNDTKLHKAIRDKSAMSAITFDVSTQIRANAIDVHEPVVLTEQPVRTQTAIAFSGEVFPYALIIIACLILFLGIAGIIYICVSWSRYKAYKERMQRMYVVPRYDPVFVETDLKEYETQVLRMSVPNDDNDSYNDLQLDFSNKNHAFSLDNVSYITKDHGDSTGQQSPVSSEAATTARASSIAGNHGDTNVQSIRRSTLGRKNPSASNTNTLNNHDTTPVLNPLYNHSVDLLSPSPSNDNVTFRERKDYSHLGFTYLGEQSPVETTTEL